ACGCTAAAGTAATGGTCTATAATTGCATCCATTAAAGTGTAAAGGAGATAATCAGACTTCATACTTCTTATTCTACCTTTGGCATGTCGTATTCGGTCTCTTAAAACATCAAAAACGTCACCTTCTGCTTCTTGAAAAGATAATACATAGTTTTTTCCTAAAACAAAGCTTACTTGTTCTGATATGATCTTCTCGTCTTTATCATAGTAGAGCATTTTTAAGACTACAAATAGATAATCATCATACTCATCAATTTTTGGACGTTGTGAGATGTTTACAATATCTTCTAATACTAAAGGATGAATTTCAAAATGAGTACCTAATTTTTCAATATCATTTACATGACTTAAACCATTTAAATTAATCCAAGTAACAGAATCGGAATACTTATAATCAAATGTTTCTTCAATAGTTTCAAGCTCTTTTTCTGTAGACTGATCTTTATTATAATCAATAGCTTCAATAAATATTTTAGAGCTAGACTTTTCTCCGGTATAAATAATACTACCTGGAACTTGACCTATTTTTTTTTGATAATTTTTGCTTCTAGTCTTTGCCATGATATAACTATATGTAATGTTTAAATAGCATCACTACCATCGTCAATAGCGTCCTTTTCTATTAAAGTTACCGCTTTTTGTAACATTAAATTGTTTGGGTATGTTACTAAGTCGCCGTTTTCAAGACGTAAATGTAATTGGAAAGCTCTTATATCTTCAATAATCGCTGTAATAGGAAAATCTTTATCATGTATTTCTATTTTATCTCCTACTTTATAAGGGAAGTTAAAAAACATAATAATACCCGATGTAATATTGCTTAAAATGGACCAAATGGCAAATAAGGCAATACCAATTATCGCAAAAACCGAAGAAAAAATGACTGTAAGATCTGCTAATTTGGCGCCTAGATTGTAGGATTCAATAAGTAATGCAATTAAAAAAAGGGTAACTGTTATGTATCTGCGAATAAGCCTTATTCTAGCATCATTTATACCATTTCTTCTAGCTACTTTAGTAATAGTGAAATGGATTATAAATCTTATAATAAGTAATGAAATTAAAATGATTCCGCTCCAAAGTAATTCACTTTGGTATTTATCAAAAAAACCAATAAAGTTCATAAAGTATTATATTTTTAATTAATACAAAGATACATTCAAAAAAAATAGTAGATTAATTTATTTGAAGTGTATCTCTTAAAATGACATCTTTATTATCGTGTTTTTTCCAATAAGCAGTTTTTATTGTTTTTATGTGGGTCGCTTTTGTTGTCATTATTTTTGCTCTGTCTCCAAAACCACTTTTATAAGTCTCTTCCCAACCTAGAATATTATAAGGAAAACTAGTGTTAAAGTTTATACTAATTGTTCTGTTTAACTCTTGATAAGATATACTGTAAGTGTTATTTTTTAAATTAGCAACTGCTTTATATGCTTTTATAGGAATATGTCGTAATCTGGTATATTCAAAAGAGGGGACGATTTTTAAATCGCCTGTAGGTAGAGATTTTGGATCGATACGTAATTGCGTCCATAACTCATTTTCTAAAATAGTTTTGTTTATTTTAAAACTGGTATCACCTTCATTTTCAAAATATGAATGCGACATGATTTCAAACTGCTCTTTGTTATTAAGTTGCGTGTAAACATGTCCACACCATTCTTGAATTGAACTAGAGACTTTTATTGCATGTTTATTGTTTGAAACAGGATAAAATGTACTTTGCATGATGGAGTATGGATACATACCCGTATTAAATTTTTTAACGGCATTTAGTTTTAATACAGCTATGTTATTTGTATTGTTTTTATCTGCTTTTACCTGTTTCTTTGGTAGGAAATCTTCGGTTACATAAATTAAAATTGCTTTTCCGTTACGTATTTCTCCATAGCGTGCTTGTTCTAGCTTGTACGATGTGATTTCGGCATTATTAGCATACCAATAATCTTTAAATTCTTTAGAGATTTTCTTGTTATTAAAATCTTGACTTGCAACAAAATTGGAGTCTACATTTTCGTTTAAATTTTTTGAAATGCTTTCTTTTTTACACGATGTAGTTGTTATTAATACGCCTATGGCTAGCCAAAAAAGTAATTTAACTTTAGTAATCTTTTTCATTGTAATGGCTTTTGTTATAAAGTTACTGACTTAAGAAGTATTTGCAATGTCATTTAACGTTTTGTAAACAAGATGAATAGGTAGTCCCATGACATTAAAATAAGAGCCTTCTAATTTTGTAACTCCAATTTGTCCAATCCAATCTTGAATGCCATAAGCACCAGCTTTGTCGTAAGGTTTTGCGGTTTTTATATAGAATAAAATTTCTTCGTCGGTTAAACTTTTAAACGCTACTTTAGTAATAGCGTGCAGTGTTTTTTCGTACGTTTTTGTAGTGAAACAAACCGAAGTAATAACCTCATGAGTTTCATTACTTAGCGATTTTAAAATACTAAACGCTTCGTTTTCATCTCTTGGTTTTCCTAATGCTTTGTTATTGTGCCAAACTATGGTGTCGCTAGTAATGAGTATATCGTTTTTTTGTAATTCATCTTTAAAAGGCAACGCTTTTAGTTGAGCTAAATAATTACTAATTTCAAAATGGGTTAAACGTTTTGGGTATTCTTCTTTAATAGGTTTTAAGCGAATTTCATAATCAAGACCTAAGTTTTTAAAAAACTCTTGACGTCTAGGAGATCCCGAAGCTAAAATGATGTGATAGTCTTTAAGTTTTTCGCTTAACATATTTAAAATAAGATATACTTGTATAAAAGTAAAGAAAGCATTCCGAAAACCATAACTATTTTTAGTATACTACTAATATGATGGTATTCTTTTTTTGTTTTTGCATTAAAAGATTTAATACTAATATAAAGTAATGGTCCAATAATGAAAAGCAAAAAATATCCAACAGCTATTTCGTTTTTATAAAGAGAATTTATAACATAAAAGGTTATAGAAAGTAAAGGAATAAGAGATAATACGAATAATACGTTTGTAGCTCGTGTTCTTCCTATAGCGATTGGCAGAGTATTCATACCTGCTTTATAATCACCATCAATATCTTCTAAGTCTTTAGCAATTTCTCTCAATAAATTAATCATGAAAGCAAATACGGCATAATCGAATATTATTTTGAAAAAGGTTAGTTGAGTTTGTTGATTTTGAAGGGTTATAGCTGGAAGTAATTCGAAAATACCAACAATTAAAATACTTAATGCAACTATAATAGAAATAATAATATTTCCTATTAGCAATGTTTGTTTTAAATAACTAGCATACACATATAGTAAAGCTGAAATAATGACAAATAAAGAGAAGAACGCATTTTTATCTACTTTATTAGATAAGTAAAACCCAATACCAACGCCAATAACATTAAAAATAATGAATAGGGTATAAGCCGTTTTTTCTGAAATAGTTTTGCCAACAATAAGCTTTTCAGGCTTGTTTACAAAATCGGTTTCAACATCATAAATATCATTAATAATATTTCCTGCAGCCGCAATAAAAATGGTGGCTAGTATTAAAAGAAAAATGCCTAAAGCATTAAGAGTTGTGCTTACACCAAAAGGTTCTAAAAGTGCATATTTTATTAATGATTGCACTAAGGCAATCATTAATAAGTTTTTCCAACGGATAAGGTTTAAAATGCTATGCATTTAGTTAAAAATGAATAGTTAATAAATTAGCCACGAATTCACGAATAATCATTTTTAATTCCTGTTAACTGAGACTGAATACTAAAACTTAATCGTACTTCGCGTTAAAATTACCATGCCATTTCCCTTGTACTTTAAGGACTTGTTCAATAACATCGCGAGCGGCACCTTTGCCTCCTTTTTTATGAGAAATATATTTTGAAATATTCTTGATTTCAGGAACGGCATCTTGCGGACAACAAGGTAAGCCAATACCTTTCATTACAGGGTAATCTGGAATGTCGTCACCCATATAAAGGACGTTTTCAGATTTTATATCGTTAGCGGTAAGGTATTCATCTAGCTGTTCAATTTTATTATGGGCACCTAAATATATATCAGTAATGCCTAATCCTTTTAATCTTAAACGAACCCCTTCATTAGATCCTCCAGAAATAATACATATGTTAAATCCAGAATCAATTGCTGTTTTTAATGCATAACCGTCTTTAATACTCATTTTACGTAACAAATCCCCATTAGTTAAAACAGTAACCGAACCATCAGTTAGCACACCGTCTACATCAAAAATAAATGTAGTAATATGATTTAAATATTCTTTATAACTTTTTTCTTCCATGAGTGTGTTGTATAGAGGTTGTAAGTAATTCGTAAATGTCTTTATGGTGTTGTTCTTTTAAAAGCTTCAAGTGTTTTTTGATGGTTTTTTTATCATTACGCTTCGCAGGACCTGTTTGTGCTTTAAAAGGCGATAAGTCTTGAACTTTTTTAGCAGTTTCTAAAATAAGCGGTTTTAACATATCAAATTCGGCACCTTCACTTTCTGTTATTTCGTGTCCGATTCTATATAATTGATTCGTGAAGTTATTTACAAAAACAGCGGCTAAATGCAATATTTTACGTTGGTCTCCATTAACTCTTTTTTTGGACTTCCAATAGCAACAGCTAGGTTTTTTATAGTAGCATAACATTCTTTATTGATGGTTTCAAGGCATATAGGCACATTTTTAAAATCCATTTCGGCGTCTTTGCTAAATGTTTGCAGTGGATAAAATACACCACGTTTGTGTTTTTTGTCAATATCATAAACACTAACGCTTCCAGACGTGTGTACAACTAGTCTGTTTTCAAAAGGGATTTGAGAAGAAAGTTCAGCTATCGCATCATCGCTTACCGCTAGAATGTATATATCTGCATCTTTTAGTGTCGACAAATCATCTGTTATATCAACCTTGTTTTTATAAGCTTCAATAGATTTTAAGTTTCTATTAAACCATTGGTTTACAATTATATTATCTGCTTTATTAAAAGCTTTAAACAAATGTGTTGCCACATTTCCTGCGCCAAGAATTACTACTGAAATCATAACGCTAAAATAAGTAAGTATTACATGATATAAAAGCCTTATAGTTTATCTTTGTTAACTATGACAAAAAAAGATATTAGCACAAGAGAAGATATATTTTTACTCGTATCTTCTTTTTATAAAAAGGTTAGAAAGGATCCTGTTTTAGGACCGTTTTTTAATGACGCTATAAAAGATTGGGACGAGCATTTACATAAGCTAACTACCTTTTGGGAATCCAGTCTTTTTATGACTCGAAAATTAGAGCATAAGTACAAAGGGAATCCATTAGAAGTTCATGCGAAAGTTGATAAGGACAACAATAATTCTATAACCGAACTTCATTTTGGCTTATGGTTAAATCTTTGGTTCCAAACTATAGATGAGCTTTTTGAAGGTGATTATGCCGAAAATGCAAAACGACGTGCCAGAAAAATGGGAACCTTTTTTTATTTAAAAATTTTTGAAGCGCGAGGTGAGTAGTCTTCACTTCTTAGTCATTAGTTCTTAGTATGAAGTATTCATTCCCTTTACTTTGGTCTTCCAGTTTGTGTCTTTGGTTTTTTTTAAGCACTTTAACACTTTTGAATAAACTTAAATCATTAAATTTGCATCTCCTTAAAAAGGGCTTATATTATGCAAGATAAACTCTCCAAAATTCTTTTTTCAACACGACTTACCGCTATTTTATTTCTTGCCTTTGCAGCTGCTATGGCAACAGGTACATTTTTAGACGCTGGACAAGCAACATCACCTACGCCATACACTAGAAATTTAATATATAATGCTTGGTGGTTTGAAGCTATTATGGTGTTTTTTGTGATTAATTTCTGTGGAAATATTTTTAGATACCGTTTATATAAAAAAGAAAAGTGGTCAACATTACTATTGCATTTAGCTTTCATCTTCATTTTAATAGGTGCATTTATTACAAGATATGCCAGTTTTGAAGGTATGATGGCGATACGGGAAGGCGCAACTGAAAACACTTTTTTATCTCAAAAAACATATATAACAACTTATATAGATGGAGATTATGAAATTGATGGTGTCCCTCAGCGGTTACCTATTCAACGAGAAGTTGATTTTTCTGGACGTTTAGAAAACCATTTTAAAATTGAAACGAAATATAATCAGCAGCCAATAACTATAGAACTTGAAAAGTTCATAGTAGGAGCTGAAGAAGATATTATACCCAATGAAAGCGGAGAGCAATATTTAAAGTTAGTGGAAGCAGGAGGTAACGGACCTCATAATCACTTTTTAAAAGTAGGGCAGGTAAGTAGTATTCATAATGTTTTAATAGCATTAAATAAACCAACCGATGGTGCTATAAATATTACTTATAAAAATGATAATTTAACTATTCAATCGCCATTTGAAGGAGAATATATGACTATGGCTACTATGGCGCAAGGAAAATTGGTTAAAGACAGTTTGCAGCCTTTAATATTACGTTCGCGTTACGTGATTGGTAATATGCAAATGGTGTTTCCAAAACCTGTTGTAAAAGGGGTGTTTGATATTGTACAAAAATCAAGAATTTTAAAGAATGATAGCGATGGTTTAGTATTAAAAGTAACTACAAATGGAGAAACAAAGCGTGTCGGTTTATTGGGAGGCAAAGGCATGAATAATGCTTTTAAACAAATTAAAGTCGGTGGATTAGATTTTGCTTTTAAATACGGATCTAAAGTTCTAGAATTGCCGTTTTCAATAAAATTGAATGATTTTGAAGCGGAACGTTACCCTGGAACAGAAAAAGGTTACTCGTCATATTCTAGTAAAGTTACAGTTATCGATGATAAAACAGATGATTTTGATTATAAGATATTTATGAATAATATTTTAGATCATGGTGGTTATCGCTTTTTTCAATCGAGTTTCGATCCTGATGAAAAAGGAACTGTGCTCTCTGTTAATCACGATTATTGGGGCTCTTTATTGACTTATATTGGCTATTTTATGCTATACTTTGGACTAATGGCTATTCTGTTTTCAAAGCATTCTCGTTTTGGCGATTTAAAAAAGCAATTAGAAAAAGTTAAAGCTAAAAAAGCAAAACTACTTACTGTTATTGTATTGTGTTTTGGATTAAATGTATTTTCTCAAGGACATTCTGAAAATGATGGTCACGATCATTCTAGACCAACAAAAACTCAAATGGATTCAGTCCTAAAAGCGAATATAACACCAAAAGCGCATGCCGATGAATTTGGACATTTAGTTATTCAAGATCTTAGCGGACGTATGATGCCTGTAGATACTTATGCGTCTGAAATGCTTCGTAAATTAAGTAAACAGGAATCTTATGAAGAGTTTGATGCTAACCAAGTGTTTTTGTCTATTCAAGAAAGTCCGCAACTTTGGTACAACATACCTATCATATATTTAAAACCTAAAAAAGCCGATTCGATACGTAAGCTTATTGGGGTTGAAAAAACTGTAAAGTATGCTACTCTTGCAGACTTTTTTACGGATAGAGGGGCGTATAAATTAGCGCCTTATTTAGATGAAGCATATAAAGCTCAGGTGCCTAGTGGTTTTCAAAAAGAATTTAAAGAAGCAGATCAACGTGTTAATTTATTATATAATGCTGTTGAAGGCATGTCTTTAAAAATATTTCCAATTCCAGATGATGATAATAATAAATGGATTTCTGCTTACGATTATAAGTTTGGTAATCATAAAATAGAAGATTCTCTGTATGGAAATTTTATCAAAAACGGATTTAAAGCCTACTTGTATACGCTTAATAACGCTAAACAAACAGGTGATTTTTCCGAAGCATCAAAACTTTTGGCTGCTTTCAAAAAAACACAACATCAATTGGGAAGTAGCGTCATGCTAAGCGACGATAAAATAAACACTGAAATCCTATATAACAGGTATGATATTTTTAAGAAGTTGTTCAGTTGGTATATGTATGCAGGTACTTTATTATTTGTGTTATTAATTGTTCAAATATTTAAAGATAAGAGTAAAATATTAGATACTTCTGTAACAGTTTTTAAGTTTATTATTTTAGGTTTATTTGTTTTGCATACGGCGGGTTTAATTGCACGTTGGTACATATCTGGTCACGCACCTTGGAGTGATGCTTATGAGTCTATGATTTATGTAGCCTGGGCAACCATGTTCTTTGGTTTGGCTTTTGGAAGAAAGAGCGATTTAACACTTGCTTCTACCGCATTTGTAACTTCTATGATTTTAATGATAGCCCATTGGAATTGGATGGATCCAGCAATTGCTAACCTTCAACCAGTTTTAAATAGTTATTGGCTCATGATTCATGTCGCAGTTATTGTTGCTAGTTACGGACCTTTTACCTTAGGGATGATTTTAGGTGTGGTGTCTTTATTTTTAATGATTTTTACTACTGAAAAGAACAAAACTAAAATGTCATTAAATATAAATGAACTTACTATAATTAATGAAATGGCTTTAACAGTTGGTCTAGTCATGCTTACCATTGGAAACTTTTTAGGTGGTATGTGGGCTAACGAAAGTTGGGGACGCTATTGGGGTTGGGATCCAAAAGAAACTTGGGCACTTATTAGTATTATGATTTATGCCTTTGTAATACATATGCGATTGGTTCCTGGGCTTCGTGGGCGTTGGGGTTTCAATTTAGCTTCAATTATAGCTTATGCTAGTATTTTAATGACGTATTTTGGGGTGAATTTCTATCTAGCTGGACTTCACAGTTATGCCAGTGGCGATCAAATTGTAAGTGTTAAATTTATAATAATTGCTTGCGTAATTGTTGCAATACTTGGTGGATTCGCCTATCGAGGTTATGCGAAACATTATAAAAAGTAATCTTTTGTTTCCTTTTTATAACAGGCTCAGGCTTTATTAATAAAAATAGGCTAGTTTTTCAAATCTATAAAATACAACTGAATTTTTAAAGTTTAGGTATGAAACTATTCAAAGAATTTAAAGAGTTTGCTGTAAAAGGTAATATGATGGATATGGCCATTGGTATTATTATTGGCGCAGCATTTAATAAAGTAATTGATGTATTAGTAAAGAAAATATTTTTACCACCATTATCTTTATTAACAGGAGGTGTTAATTTTCAAAATAGACGTATTATATTAAAAGAAGCGGTAACTGATGCTGCAGGAACTCTTATTACAGATGAAGTAGCTATAGGTTATGGGGCTTTAGGAGAAGTGTTATTAGATTTTCTTATTATAGGTTTTACAGTATTTATTATTGTTAAATTTATGAATAGATTAAGAAATAAAGCTCAAGATACAAAAGACGAAACCGTTGCAACGCCAAAAGATATTGAGTTACTTTCTCATCTTACCGAATTAATGGAAGAACAAAATGCTTTACTAAAAGCTAAACAATAATTATGGCAAAAACAGGACGCGATAAAAATACCAAAAACAAAGCAAAGCATTCTAAGTTAATGGCTCAGAAAAAGAACAAGAAAAAAGCTGAGGAAGTTTTAAGAAAAGAGCGTTTAAAAGCTATTATTAATAAAGCTAAGGAAGAAAAATAAAGGGAGTAGCTAATTTTTTAAGAGAACTTGTAATGTTTATGTTTAAGTTTCGACGAAGTTTAAATATGATTAAATCATAATATTATGAGAGTATTCTATTTGTTTTTTCTAGTTTTAATTTCTTTTCAATCGTGTTCAACATCAAGTAATGATGATATGATTGTAAAAGAAGAGAAGGAAATGGAAATGAAAGAGGAGATGCAAATGGAAGAAGATATGTCTAATTCAAATTTGTTATCTGGCGATTTTATTTCTGGTGCACATACAACTTCAGGCAAAGCTTCTGTAAACGAAGATAATACCACTTTATCATTTTTAAATTTTAAGACAGATGAAGGTCCTTTATTAGAAATATATTTAGCTACAGATACTTCTGCTAAAGAATATATAACATTAGGTGTTATAAAAGGAGTTAATGGTAATTACGAATATGATTTACCTGAAAACATTGATTTAGTAAAGTATAATCATGTACTTGTTTGGTGTGTTACTTTTTCTGTTAATTTTGGGCATGCTGTGTTAAAGTAACGTTTTTATTTTATTATAATAAACCTCTTTAAAATCACCAATTTTTAAATTAGCATTTGTGTAATCTTGATTTTTAGAGTGTTCACTATCAAATCCGACGCAAAATATATTAGCAGCGTTAGCAGCAGCTATTCCGTTAGTAGAATCTTCAATAACAATACACTCTTCTGTATTAAAACCAGAGGCTTCGGCAGCTTTAATAAAAATTTCAGGATGTGGTTTTGATGCTTTTAAATCGGCGCCACTTAATTTTGCTTTAAAATATTTATTTAAATCAAAACGATTAAAAATACGGTCAATACTTGGCATAGATGCAGATGATGCTAAAACTAAAGTTAAATCATTAGCGTGATAATCTTTTATTAAATTTAAAACACCATCAATTAAATCGAATGTTTTATCATTTTCAAAAATGTATTCATAATGTTTACGTTTAATAGCAACTAAAGTTTCGGGTGTTTCTTTAAGTTTAAAAGTGTCTTTAACATACTTGCACACATTTAATGTAGATTGTCCAGTACAAGATTCGTAAAGGGCATCAGACACCTTAATATTTACTTCTTCAAACATTTTGTGGTAGGCCTTATGGTGTAAAGTCTCACTATTAATAATAACCCCATCCATGTCAAAAATAACTGCTTTTAGCATCTTTAATTTTTTTTTGCGAAGATAAAGAATCAAAATTATTTCCTAGATTCATTTTGTAGTTTGTAATGATTAATTTTGTATCATTATTGCAGAACATTAGTTATACTTAAAGTTAAATATAAAATCATCAAAACAAATCCAACCTTCCACAAAAGAAATAAGCATAAATCAGGATATGATTTGGATGTTTTATGTGAAAAATATCCAGATTTATTACCCTTTGTATTTAAAAATAAATACGAAACGAAAACTATAGATTTCGCAAATCCAAAAGCGGTAAAAGCTTTAAATACAGCTTTGTTGTTTAAGTATTATGATATTAAATTTTGGGAATTCTCAGATAGTAATTTATGTCCGCCAATTCCTGGGCGCGTAGATTATATACATCATCTTTCAGATTTGATTCGTAAATCTGAAATTAAAGAAGATATAACAATTTTAGATGTTGGCGTAGGAGCAACCTGTATATATCCTATTTTAGGACATGCTGAATATGATTGGCATTTTGTAGGCACCGATATTGATGAAAATTCATTACAGTTTACTCAGAAAATCATAAACGAGAATGAGTTGGAAGCTGCTATATCATTGCGACACCAAAAAGATACATCTCAAATTTTTAAAGGGATTTTAAATAAAAATGACAAGTTTGCAGCGTCTATTTGTAATCCGCCATTCTACAAATCGGAAGTAGAAGCATTAGAAGCAACTACTAGAAAATTAAAAGGATTGAATAGGGAAGTGGATGCTACTGTTAGAAATTTTTCTGGCACACATCATGAACTTTGGTATAATGGAGGTGAAAAAGCATTTCTTCATAATTATTTGTATGAGAGTTCTTTGTTTAAAGAACAGTGTCATTGGTTTACAACACTAGTTTCAAAAAAAGACTTGGTAAAAGGGATGTATTCGTCTTTGAAGAAATTAGGAGCTACCGATATTAAAACCTTAAATATGGGGCAGGGTAATAAAATTTCACGAATTGTAGCTTGGACTTTTTTAGAAAAATAAGTATCTAAAAACTAGGTCTTTGTTTTCTTTATATGATTTGTTTTTATATAGTACCCAATTTCTATTCTGTGTAAATTTAGACCATTTATTTTTCGGTTTACATATCCCATTTGTAGATTGTTAGATTTAGAAATATTGATGCCTAATGCACTGTAAAACCTGTTTTCGGTTGTAAATCCCTTGTTTAAAGTTGTGAAAAACTCATTGTTTAGTCGAATAAATAAATATTTGTCTAATTTGATGCTTGTACCTAAGCGGTAACGTAATCGATGGTTTGTTTTGTTTGTTACAGGCGTGTTAAGAAACCGTTGTTCTACTCTAAACCGATGATCTATTGGTAATTTGGAAATGGTATGTTTATAAGTAATTTGTTCAAATATTCTATTTTCAAAAGTATGGTTAGAATTTGTATTAAAAGCACTATCAATATCAAGATATCCATACGAAACATTTACAATTAATTTTGGTGAGATATAATAATTTAATCCAGAACTTAAAAATATTAAATTAAAATTATCACCTACTTCGTAAAGCCATAATTGAGAGCAGGTGTGAATACTGATTTTTTCAGATATTTTATGAGTTCCTGAATATGTAAACCAAGAGCCTAATTTTTTTTCTGGGTTAG
The nucleotide sequence above comes from Flavobacteriaceae bacterium HL-DH10. Encoded proteins:
- a CDS encoding DUF2520 domain-containing protein, producing the protein MHLAAVFVNNFTNQLYRIGHEITESEGAEFDMLKPLILETAKKVQDLSPFKAQTGPAKRNDKKTIKKHLKLLKEQHHKDIYELLTTSIQHTHGRKKL
- a CDS encoding group III truncated hemoglobin; this translates as MTKKDISTREDIFLLVSSFYKKVRKDPVLGPFFNDAIKDWDEHLHKLTTFWESSLFMTRKLEHKYKGNPLEVHAKVDKDNNNSITELHFGLWLNLWFQTIDELFEGDYAENAKRRARKMGTFFYLKIFEARGE
- the ccsA gene encoding cytochrome c biogenesis protein CcsA — its product is MQDKLSKILFSTRLTAILFLAFAAAMATGTFLDAGQATSPTPYTRNLIYNAWWFEAIMVFFVINFCGNIFRYRLYKKEKWSTLLLHLAFIFILIGAFITRYASFEGMMAIREGATENTFLSQKTYITTYIDGDYEIDGVPQRLPIQREVDFSGRLENHFKIETKYNQQPITIELEKFIVGAEEDIIPNESGEQYLKLVEAGGNGPHNHFLKVGQVSSIHNVLIALNKPTDGAINITYKNDNLTIQSPFEGEYMTMATMAQGKLVKDSLQPLILRSRYVIGNMQMVFPKPVVKGVFDIVQKSRILKNDSDGLVLKVTTNGETKRVGLLGGKGMNNAFKQIKVGGLDFAFKYGSKVLELPFSIKLNDFEAERYPGTEKGYSSYSSKVTVIDDKTDDFDYKIFMNNILDHGGYRFFQSSFDPDEKGTVLSVNHDYWGSLLTYIGYFMLYFGLMAILFSKHSRFGDLKKQLEKVKAKKAKLLTVIVLCFGLNVFSQGHSENDGHDHSRPTKTQMDSVLKANITPKAHADEFGHLVIQDLSGRMMPVDTYASEMLRKLSKQESYEEFDANQVFLSIQESPQLWYNIPIIYLKPKKADSIRKLIGVEKTVKYATLADFFTDRGAYKLAPYLDEAYKAQVPSGFQKEFKEADQRVNLLYNAVEGMSLKIFPIPDDDNNKWISAYDYKFGNHKIEDSLYGNFIKNGFKAYLYTLNNAKQTGDFSEASKLLAAFKKTQHQLGSSVMLSDDKINTEILYNRYDIFKKLFSWYMYAGTLLFVLLIVQIFKDKSKILDTSVTVFKFIILGLFVLHTAGLIARWYISGHAPWSDAYESMIYVAWATMFFGLAFGRKSDLTLASTAFVTSMILMIAHWNWMDPAIANLQPVLNSYWLMIHVAVIVASYGPFTLGMILGVVSLFLMIFTTEKNKTKMSLNINELTIINEMALTVGLVMLTIGNFLGGMWANESWGRYWGWDPKETWALISIMIYAFVIHMRLVPGLRGRWGFNLASIIAYASILMTYFGVNFYLAGLHSYASGDQIVSVKFIIIACVIVAILGGFAYRGYAKHYKK
- a CDS encoding geranylgeranylglycerol-phosphate geranylgeranyltransferase → MHSILNLIRWKNLLMIALVQSLIKYALLEPFGVSTTLNALGIFLLILATIFIAAAGNIINDIYDVETDFVNKPEKLIVGKTISEKTAYTLFIIFNVIGVGIGFYLSNKVDKNAFFSLFVIISALLYVYASYLKQTLLIGNIIISIIVALSILIVGIFELLPAITLQNQQTQLTFFKIIFDYAVFAFMINLLREIAKDLEDIDGDYKAGMNTLPIAIGRTRATNVLFVLSLIPLLSITFYVINSLYKNEIAVGYFLLFIIGPLLYISIKSFNAKTKKEYHHISSILKIVMVFGMLSLLLYKYILF
- a CDS encoding mechanosensitive ion channel, with protein sequence MNFIGFFDKYQSELLWSGIILISLLIIRFIIHFTITKVARRNGINDARIRLIRRYITVTLFLIALLIESYNLGAKLADLTVIFSSVFAIIGIALFAIWSILSNITSGIIMFFNFPYKVGDKIEIHDKDFPITAIIEDIRAFQLHLRLENGDLVTYPNNLMLQKAVTLIEKDAIDDGSDAI
- a CDS encoding NAD(P)-binding domain-containing protein — encoded protein: MISVVILGAGNVATHLFKAFNKADNIIVNQWFNRNLKSIEAYKNKVDITDDLSTLKDADIYILAVSDDAIAELSSQIPFENRLVVHTSGSVSVYDIDKKHKRGVFYPLQTFSKDAEMDFKNVPICLETINKECYATIKNLAVAIGSPKKELMETNVKYCI
- the corA gene encoding magnesium/cobalt transporter CorA encodes the protein MAKTRSKNYQKKIGQVPGSIIYTGEKSSSKIFIEAIDYNKDQSTEKELETIEETFDYKYSDSVTWINLNGLSHVNDIEKLGTHFEIHPLVLEDIVNISQRPKIDEYDDYLFVVLKMLYYDKDEKIISEQVSFVLGKNYVLSFQEAEGDVFDVLRDRIRHAKGRIRSMKSDYLLYTLMDAIIDHYFSVIETLGDKIEDFESDIFLGNTDNTINKDIRDLKKEILRVRRAIFPLREVISRIEKYEGPLIQKKTKTYYRDIYDHLVQVSENIDIYREMIWSLMDMYMTTISNKMNEVMKVLTIMASIFIPLTFIAGIYGMNFEYIPELHYKYSYFILWGVMVAIFIGMIIYFKRKKWL
- a CDS encoding Maf family nucleotide pyrophosphatase; the encoded protein is MLSEKLKDYHIILASGSPRRQEFFKNLGLDYEIRLKPIKEEYPKRLTHFEISNYLAQLKALPFKDELQKNDILITSDTIVWHNNKALGKPRDENEAFSILKSLSNETHEVITSVCFTTKTYEKTLHAITKVAFKSLTDEEILFYIKTAKPYDKAGAYGIQDWIGQIGVTKLEGSYFNVMGLPIHLVYKTLNDIANTS
- a CDS encoding HAD hydrolase family protein translates to MEEKSYKEYLNHITTFIFDVDGVLTDGSVTVLTNGDLLRKMSIKDGYALKTAIDSGFNICIISGGSNEGVRLRLKGLGITDIYLGAHNKIEQLDEYLTANDIKSENVLYMGDDIPDYPVMKGIGLPCCPQDAVPEIKNISKYISHKKGGKGAARDVIEQVLKVQGKWHGNFNAKYD
- a CDS encoding septum formation inhibitor Maf; protein product: MKKITKVKLLFWLAIGVLITTTSCKKESISKNLNENVDSNFVASQDFNNKKISKEFKDYWYANNAEITSYKLEQARYGEIRNGKAILIYVTEDFLPKKQVKADKNNTNNIAVLKLNAVKKFNTGMYPYSIMQSTFYPVSNNKHAIKVSSSIQEWCGHVYTQLNNKEQFEIMSHSYFENEGDTSFKINKTILENELWTQLRIDPKSLPTGDLKIVPSFEYTRLRHIPIKAYKAVANLKNNTYSISYQELNRTISINFNTSFPYNILGWEETYKSGFGDRAKIMTTKATHIKTIKTAYWKKHDNKDVILRDTLQIN